Proteins from one Amycolatopsis benzoatilytica AK 16/65 genomic window:
- a CDS encoding response regulator, with product MIRTLIVDDDFRVAGVHAGFVSEVPGFTVAGVAHTAAEARARVRELTPDLVLLDVYLPDEPGLSVLPDLKTDTIVLSAATDPTSISAALRAGALNYLIKPFTTRQLSERLTSYARYRGLMTTERPLSQEDVDRAFRSLHDQDRAATPKGQSSATARLVSERLRDSPAPLSAAEVARELGMARATAQRYLTALAESGAVEMRLRYGATGRPEHEYAWIG from the coding sequence ATGATCCGCACCCTGATCGTGGACGACGACTTCCGCGTCGCCGGCGTGCACGCGGGTTTCGTGTCGGAGGTACCGGGTTTCACCGTCGCAGGTGTCGCGCACACCGCCGCCGAGGCTCGCGCGCGCGTGCGGGAACTGACCCCGGACTTGGTGCTGTTGGACGTCTACCTGCCGGACGAGCCCGGCCTGTCCGTCCTGCCCGACCTCAAAACGGACACCATCGTGCTGTCCGCCGCCACCGACCCCACGTCGATCTCTGCCGCGCTCCGCGCCGGCGCGCTGAACTACCTGATCAAACCGTTCACGACCCGGCAGCTGTCCGAACGGCTCACCTCCTACGCCCGCTACCGCGGGTTGATGACGACGGAACGACCGCTGTCGCAGGAAGACGTGGACCGCGCGTTTCGCTCGTTGCACGACCAGGACCGGGCAGCCACGCCGAAGGGTCAGTCAAGCGCGACCGCGCGGCTGGTGTCCGAGCGGCTGCGCGACTCGCCCGCTCCGCTGTCCGCGGCGGAAGTAGCGCGAGAACTCGGCATGGCACGCGCGACCGCGCAGCGCTACCTGACCGCGCTCGCGGAGTCCGGCGCGGTGGAAATGCGGCTCCGATACGGCGCTACCGGCCGCCCGGAGCACGAGTACGCCTGGATCGGCTGA
- a CDS encoding SDR family NAD(P)-dependent oxidoreductase produces MKDFSGKVAVITGAGSGIGRALALELALHGARLELSDVDSEGLDGTVRQARERGALVRGHALDVADRAAVLAHAEDVAGEHGRVNLVVNNAGVALGATVEEMTFEDFDWLLGINLGGVVNGTKAFLPHLIASGDGHLVNISSVFGFVGVPTQSAYNAAKFAVRGFTESLREEMLAAGHPVGVSCVHPGGIKTNIARNARGGGDQDDLAAGFDKIALTTPKKAAQTILRGVRRKCARILIGPDAYVIDAIPRVFGSAYQRPLAMLARPGLNRSKRNG; encoded by the coding sequence ATGAAGGACTTCTCAGGCAAAGTCGCGGTGATCACCGGAGCGGGCTCGGGCATCGGCCGCGCGCTCGCTCTGGAGCTGGCGTTGCATGGCGCCCGGCTGGAACTTTCCGATGTCGACTCCGAGGGGCTCGACGGCACCGTTCGCCAGGCCCGCGAACGCGGTGCGCTCGTGCGCGGCCATGCGCTCGACGTGGCCGACCGGGCCGCGGTGCTCGCCCACGCCGAGGACGTCGCGGGAGAGCACGGGCGGGTGAACCTCGTCGTCAACAACGCCGGGGTGGCGCTCGGCGCGACCGTCGAGGAGATGACCTTCGAGGACTTCGACTGGCTGCTCGGCATCAACCTCGGCGGCGTGGTGAACGGGACGAAGGCGTTCCTGCCTCATCTCATCGCCTCCGGCGACGGTCATCTCGTGAATATCTCCAGCGTGTTCGGATTCGTCGGAGTGCCTACGCAGAGTGCCTACAACGCGGCGAAGTTCGCCGTTCGCGGATTCACCGAGTCGCTGCGCGAAGAAATGCTCGCGGCCGGGCATCCGGTCGGTGTCAGCTGCGTGCACCCGGGCGGGATCAAGACCAACATCGCGCGCAACGCACGCGGCGGCGGCGACCAGGACGACCTGGCCGCCGGGTTCGACAAGATCGCCCTCACCACACCGAAAAAGGCGGCGCAGACGATCCTGCGCGGAGTGCGCCGGAAGTGCGCGCGGATCCTCATCGGACCGGACGCCTACGTCATCGACGCCATCCCGCGCGTCTTCGGTTCCGCCTACCAGCGGCCGCTCGCGATGCTGGCGCGACCGGGGCTCAACCGCTCGAAGCGGAACGGATAA
- a CDS encoding RNA-binding S4 domain-containing protein, whose product MNVRDVPITGEPIRLGQFLKLADLADNGAHAKDLIDAEEVTVNGEVETRRGRQLANGDVVSVGGDEARVSLSD is encoded by the coding sequence ATGAACGTGCGCGATGTCCCGATCACCGGCGAACCCATCCGGCTCGGCCAGTTTCTGAAGCTGGCCGATCTGGCGGACAACGGAGCGCACGCGAAGGATTTGATCGACGCGGAAGAGGTGACGGTCAACGGCGAGGTGGAGACTCGCCGGGGGCGTCAGCTGGCGAACGGCGACGTGGTCTCGGTCGGCGGCGACGAGGCTCGGGTTTCGCTGTCTGACTGA
- a CDS encoding Ldh family oxidoreductase: MALRPRALRSARPAPDVPADTPIPEQAWRRVPADELVTLVAVVLMAQGFPEERARPAAEALCHGDLTGAPDTGVAELTRVHLPAIENGLVSPSAEPLLIADRGAAALVDYRRASGLWAVGEAMDRAVQRAGRFGVGLLSLRGVGPFGRVGHHAARALPHGMIGLVMAAGGYGDQPVHPLGMAAPAGAYPEFVLDVDLADTARNPQFAGFALMVDVLAGVLSGVADHEHDTGLLVLAIAPTTLRSADGFYRAASAVFGSMLGWAEGGTPIRYPGWREAQYLEQCRALGVPLQAGVRRQLDSLALGLGLAPLSTVG, translated from the coding sequence GTGGCCCTCAGACCCCGTGCGCTTCGTTCCGCCCGCCCCGCCCCCGACGTTCCCGCCGACACTCCCATTCCCGAGCAGGCATGGCGGCGCGTTCCCGCCGACGAACTGGTCACGCTCGTCGCAGTTGTCCTGATGGCTCAAGGCTTTCCGGAGGAGCGAGCGCGCCCGGCCGCGGAGGCGCTCTGCCACGGCGATCTCACCGGCGCGCCGGATACGGGCGTCGCGGAACTGACCCGGGTGCACCTGCCCGCGATTGAAAACGGTCTGGTCAGCCCGTCCGCCGAGCCGTTGCTGATCGCGGACCGCGGTGCCGCGGCCCTGGTCGACTACCGGCGGGCGTCCGGGTTGTGGGCGGTCGGGGAGGCGATGGACCGGGCCGTGCAGCGAGCGGGACGGTTCGGCGTCGGATTGCTGTCGTTGCGCGGAGTCGGGCCGTTCGGCCGCGTCGGCCACCATGCCGCGCGGGCGCTCCCGCACGGGATGATCGGCCTCGTGATGGCGGCCGGCGGGTACGGCGATCAGCCGGTGCACCCGCTGGGCATGGCCGCGCCGGCCGGGGCGTACCCGGAGTTCGTGCTGGACGTCGACCTCGCCGACACGGCTCGGAATCCGCAGTTCGCCGGGTTCGCGTTGATGGTCGACGTACTGGCCGGCGTGCTGTCCGGCGTCGCGGACCACGAACACGACACCGGACTGCTGGTACTCGCGATCGCCCCGACGACACTGCGCAGCGCGGACGGCTTTTACCGGGCGGCGAGTGCGGTGTTCGGCAGCATGCTCGGATGGGCGGAAGGCGGGACGCCGATCCGGTATCCGGGCTGGCGGGAAGCGCAGTATCTCGAGCAGTGCCGCGCGTTGGGGGTGCCGTTGCAGGCCGGGGTGCGGCGCCAGCTGGACTCGCTGGCGCTGGGGTTGGGGTTGGCGCCGTTGAGCACGGTGGGGTGA
- a CDS encoding DUF2277 domain-containing protein, translating into MCRNITTLRGLQPAATTDEIEAAARQYVRKVTGVQSLSDATREPFEAAVAEIAQITARLLEELPQRRQPPATVPPLRRPEVQARIALREMKKA; encoded by the coding sequence ATGTGCCGAAACATCACGACGCTCCGCGGCTTGCAGCCCGCTGCCACGACCGATGAGATCGAAGCCGCGGCACGCCAGTACGTGCGGAAAGTGACCGGGGTGCAGTCCCTTTCGGACGCGACGCGCGAGCCGTTCGAGGCCGCGGTCGCGGAGATCGCGCAGATCACGGCGCGGCTGCTGGAGGAACTTCCGCAGCGCCGTCAGCCGCCGGCGACCGTGCCGCCGTTGCGGCGGCCGGAGGTCCAGGCGCGGATCGCGCTGCGGGAAATGAAAAAAGCCTGA
- a CDS encoding KTSC domain-containing protein, whose translation MLAVRRVPVESSVLRDVGYDAARSVLEVGFRNGSVYRYHLVPARVHRELMAAQSPGRYLNREIKPRFPGQEVD comes from the coding sequence ATGCTCGCTGTGCGCCGGGTTCCCGTGGAGTCATCCGTCCTTCGCGACGTCGGCTACGACGCCGCTCGATCGGTGCTGGAAGTCGGTTTCCGGAACGGTTCGGTGTACCGCTACCACCTCGTGCCCGCGCGAGTGCACCGCGAACTGATGGCCGCGCAGAGCCCGGGCCGGTATCTCAACCGCGAGATCAAGCCGCGGTTTCCCGGGCAAGAGGTGGACTGA
- a CDS encoding RICIN domain-containing protein gives MSERKRRLAGVLTAAGLVCGLLAGSATGAGAVPAENFFSEPLPPGSAPVAPLPPAAARAQIAASPITCEGDGQTGKRVKVFYVREADQPDRYAKVVPSLQAYAAGVDDAYNDSAADTGGSRHIRYVTTAGAGCQLDIGNLVLPKGGYGNIFDAVAKADGNNKDRDYVIFSDNSATCGGTVGDSDDQPGPANRFNNGGHWTEIGPNCWGANAMAHELGHMLGAVLPGAPHFQGGGHCSQEWDIMCYGDTQDYSACPERDKDRLMDCGHDDYYSTNPKPGSWLATHWNVANSAFLIKKDTPDNNDGHAQGGKTYVITGASGRAVDIIGSSTGGLVKLSTKNKNDSLSQKWVLYYETGLQLVNANSQLCVDSAQSGTAPGTEVLQYNCNGQNGMRWAFQSLGNGRVAIFNYLTGYALTENGSYPAPLVQQPYTGAASQQWKLNPVADAGPKNGKKYYLANTSNGNSAAVVNGSTASGALLDNTGRQDDASQKWKLVADGQYWKIVNDKSGKCMRPVGGSTKAGVQLEQTGCGSSSNQLWKLVKTADMMYGLVNRDSGLAVRQVSNGTASILEQRPFLGGTSHETVWALIPA, from the coding sequence ATGTCCGAAAGAAAGCGCAGGCTGGCCGGGGTGCTCACGGCAGCGGGCCTGGTGTGCGGCCTGCTCGCCGGAAGCGCCACCGGAGCCGGAGCCGTGCCGGCGGAGAACTTCTTCTCCGAGCCGCTGCCGCCCGGCTCGGCCCCGGTAGCGCCGCTCCCGCCCGCCGCCGCGCGGGCGCAGATCGCCGCCAGCCCGATCACCTGCGAAGGCGACGGGCAGACCGGCAAGCGCGTCAAGGTGTTCTACGTCCGGGAGGCGGACCAGCCCGACCGGTACGCGAAGGTCGTTCCGTCGTTGCAGGCGTACGCGGCCGGGGTCGACGACGCCTACAACGACAGCGCGGCGGACACCGGCGGCAGCCGGCACATCCGGTACGTCACGACGGCCGGCGCGGGCTGCCAGCTCGACATCGGCAACCTGGTGCTTCCCAAAGGCGGGTACGGGAACATCTTCGACGCGGTGGCCAAGGCCGACGGCAACAACAAAGACCGCGACTACGTGATCTTCTCCGACAACAGCGCGACCTGCGGCGGCACCGTCGGCGACAGCGACGACCAGCCCGGCCCCGCCAACCGGTTCAACAACGGCGGGCACTGGACCGAGATCGGCCCCAACTGCTGGGGCGCCAACGCGATGGCCCACGAACTGGGCCACATGCTGGGCGCTGTCCTGCCCGGCGCACCGCATTTCCAGGGCGGCGGCCACTGCTCCCAGGAATGGGACATCATGTGCTACGGCGACACCCAGGACTACAGCGCCTGCCCGGAGCGAGACAAAGACCGGTTGATGGACTGCGGTCACGACGACTACTACAGCACCAACCCGAAGCCGGGCAGCTGGCTCGCCACGCATTGGAACGTCGCCAACAGCGCCTTCCTGATCAAGAAGGACACCCCGGACAACAACGACGGGCACGCCCAGGGCGGGAAGACCTACGTCATCACCGGGGCCAGCGGCCGGGCCGTCGATATCATCGGTTCCTCGACCGGCGGACTGGTCAAGCTCAGCACCAAGAACAAAAACGACTCGCTGAGCCAAAAATGGGTGCTGTACTACGAAACCGGTCTGCAGCTCGTCAACGCCAACAGCCAGCTGTGCGTGGACAGCGCGCAGAGCGGGACGGCGCCCGGCACCGAGGTCCTGCAGTACAACTGCAACGGCCAGAACGGGATGCGGTGGGCGTTCCAGTCACTCGGCAACGGCCGCGTGGCGATCTTCAACTACCTGACCGGGTACGCGCTCACCGAGAACGGCTCCTACCCGGCACCGCTGGTCCAGCAGCCCTACACCGGGGCGGCCAGCCAGCAGTGGAAGCTCAACCCGGTCGCGGACGCCGGCCCGAAGAACGGCAAGAAGTACTACCTGGCCAACACGTCGAACGGGAACAGCGCGGCGGTGGTCAACGGTTCGACCGCCAGCGGAGCGCTGCTCGACAACACCGGCCGGCAGGATGATGCCAGCCAGAAGTGGAAGCTGGTCGCCGACGGGCAGTACTGGAAGATCGTCAACGACAAGAGCGGCAAGTGCATGCGTCCGGTCGGAGGCAGCACCAAGGCCGGTGTCCAGCTGGAACAGACCGGCTGCGGCTCTTCGTCCAATCAGCTGTGGAAGCTGGTCAAGACGGCGGACATGATGTATGGCCTGGTCAACCGGGACAGCGGGCTCGCGGTGCGGCAGGTCAGCAACGGCACCGCCTCGATCCTGGAGCAGCGGCCGTTCCTGGGCGGCACCAGCCACGAGACGGTCTGGGCGCTCATTCCGGCGTGA
- a CDS encoding MarR family winged helix-turn-helix transcriptional regulator → MSDDQDVRWLDPAEQHAWRAYIVASLRLRQRLHRELTEAHGVSLSDYEVLVVLDASPGRCLRMTELAALLGSTKSRLSHQIGKLESAGLVARRPDPDDKRGVLTALTDAGHEVLAEAAPTHVRGAREHLIDLLTPDEQSAMGNAFTRVLEHLDEVEGRRETLSQ, encoded by the coding sequence ATGAGCGACGACCAGGACGTGCGCTGGCTGGATCCGGCGGAGCAGCACGCCTGGCGCGCGTACATCGTCGCGTCGCTGCGGCTGCGCCAGCGCCTGCACCGCGAGCTGACCGAAGCGCACGGGGTATCGCTGTCGGACTACGAGGTGCTGGTGGTCCTGGACGCGTCCCCGGGCCGGTGCTTGCGGATGACCGAACTGGCCGCGCTGCTCGGCTCCACGAAGAGCCGGCTGTCGCACCAGATCGGCAAACTGGAGTCGGCGGGCTTGGTTGCGCGCAGGCCGGATCCGGACGACAAGCGCGGGGTGCTGACCGCGTTGACCGACGCCGGGCACGAGGTGCTGGCCGAGGCCGCTCCGACCCATGTGCGGGGCGCGCGCGAGCACTTGATCGACCTGCTGACACCGGACGAGCAGTCCGCGATGGGGAACGCGTTCACCCGGGTGCTCGAGCATCTGGACGAGGTGGAGGGGCGGCGGGAAACGCTGAGCCAGTAG
- the ypfJ gene encoding KPN_02809 family neutral zinc metallopeptidase, protein MRFDDNAGLDASEVEDMRGSGGGGGGGLGRGMAIGGGGLGIVGVIIYFVISQLGGGGTGAAPAAGGLSLGNVGSGQQVDTSALAQKCRTGADANRDHDCAILAVVNSIQDYWTQEFSRSGQTYRKATTRFFTGGVRTGCGSATSDTGPFYCPADSHVYIDLSFFNELKTRFGAQGGLFTEAYVLAHEYGHHVQNLTGTSKKGTGTGATSGSVRLELQADCYAGVWANHASTTPTQSGKPLVQDVTKDDISRALDTASRIGDDYIQTKLGSGHADSSTFTHGTSAQREKWFTTGYQTGSPARCNTFSTNNLG, encoded by the coding sequence GTGCGATTCGACGACAACGCGGGACTGGACGCCTCCGAAGTCGAGGACATGCGTGGCAGCGGCGGCGGAGGGGGCGGCGGCCTTGGCCGCGGCATGGCGATCGGCGGCGGCGGGCTCGGCATCGTCGGCGTGATCATCTACTTCGTGATTTCCCAGCTCGGCGGCGGCGGGACGGGGGCGGCGCCGGCGGCGGGCGGGCTCTCGCTCGGCAACGTCGGATCCGGGCAGCAGGTGGACACCAGCGCGCTCGCGCAGAAGTGCCGCACCGGTGCCGACGCCAACCGCGACCACGACTGCGCGATCCTCGCCGTCGTCAACTCCATCCAGGACTACTGGACGCAGGAGTTCTCCCGCTCCGGCCAGACCTACCGGAAGGCGACCACCCGGTTCTTCACCGGCGGCGTGCGCACCGGGTGCGGCAGCGCCACTTCGGACACCGGCCCGTTCTACTGCCCGGCCGACTCGCACGTGTACATCGACCTGTCGTTCTTCAACGAGCTGAAGACCCGGTTCGGCGCGCAGGGCGGGCTGTTCACCGAGGCGTACGTGCTCGCCCACGAATACGGCCACCACGTGCAGAACCTCACCGGCACCTCGAAGAAGGGCACCGGCACCGGCGCGACGTCCGGCTCGGTCCGGCTCGAACTGCAGGCCGACTGCTACGCGGGTGTCTGGGCCAACCACGCCTCCACCACCCCGACCCAATCCGGGAAACCGCTGGTCCAGGACGTCACCAAGGACGACATCTCGCGGGCGCTGGACACCGCGTCCCGGATCGGCGACGACTACATCCAGACGAAACTGGGCAGCGGGCACGCCGACTCGTCGACGTTCACGCACGGCACCTCGGCACAGCGCGAGAAGTGGTTCACCACCGGGTACCAGACCGGCTCGCCCGCCCGCTGCAACACCTTCAGCACCAACAACCTCGGCTGA
- a CDS encoding NAD(P)H-quinone oxidoreductase: MHAITIREPGAPDVLEWTETPDPEPGPGEVLLDVAASAVNRADLLQRQGNYPPPPGASEVLGLECSGTVAALGEGVEGWQVGDEVCALLAGGGYAERVVVPAGQLLPVPAEVDLIAAAGLPEVACTVWANVVMHAGLGEGQVLLVHGGAGGIGTHAIQVGKALGATVAVTAGSEERLERCRQLGADIAINYKEQDFVEVLRAETKGADVILDNMGAKYLGRNIDALAMDGRLVIIGMQGGVNGELNIGKLLGKRASVFAAGLRFRPLDQKAAIVADVRKRLWPLVERGSVKPIIGDIVPMAEAASAHRMLEDGEIFGKVLLTAKS; this comes from the coding sequence ATGCACGCGATCACGATCCGCGAACCCGGTGCCCCTGACGTCCTCGAGTGGACCGAGACCCCGGATCCGGAGCCCGGTCCGGGCGAGGTTCTGCTCGACGTCGCGGCCAGCGCCGTGAACCGCGCCGACCTGCTGCAACGGCAAGGAAACTACCCACCGCCGCCCGGGGCCAGCGAGGTGCTCGGCCTGGAATGCTCCGGCACGGTCGCCGCGCTCGGCGAGGGTGTCGAGGGCTGGCAGGTCGGCGACGAGGTGTGCGCGCTGCTCGCCGGCGGCGGGTACGCGGAGCGCGTCGTCGTCCCGGCGGGTCAGCTGCTGCCGGTTCCGGCCGAGGTCGACCTGATCGCCGCGGCCGGACTGCCCGAGGTGGCCTGCACGGTGTGGGCGAACGTCGTGATGCACGCCGGGCTCGGAGAAGGCCAAGTACTGCTGGTGCACGGCGGCGCGGGCGGCATCGGCACGCACGCGATCCAGGTCGGCAAGGCGCTGGGCGCGACGGTCGCGGTCACCGCCGGCTCGGAAGAGCGGCTCGAACGCTGCCGTCAGCTCGGCGCGGACATCGCGATCAACTACAAGGAACAGGACTTCGTCGAGGTGCTGCGCGCCGAAACGAAGGGCGCCGACGTCATCCTCGACAACATGGGCGCGAAGTACCTTGGCCGCAACATCGACGCGCTGGCGATGGACGGCAGGCTGGTCATCATCGGAATGCAGGGCGGCGTCAACGGCGAGCTGAACATCGGCAAGCTGCTCGGCAAACGCGCCAGCGTGTTCGCCGCCGGGCTGCGTTTCCGTCCCCTCGACCAGAAAGCGGCGATTGTCGCGGATGTCCGGAAGCGGTTGTGGCCGCTGGTCGAGCGAGGCTCGGTGAAGCCGATCATCGGCGACATCGTGCCGATGGCCGAGGCCGCGTCCGCGCACCGGATGCTCGAAGACGGCGAGATCTTCGGAAAAGTACTGCTGACCGCCAAGTCCTGA
- a CDS encoding cysteine desulfurase-like protein, producing the protein MAFDVARIRGLFPALGDGWIHFDGAAGMLVPEQVASAVSTAMRAPVSGPGGAFPASQRAESIVTAARRAVADLVGADPAAVVLGPSAPVLLRRLVDALAERWTIGDEVVVSRLDEEANIAPWRRAAKRVGAVVRWSEIDIETCELPAWQYENLVSARTKAVSVTLASGSVGTRPDVPTVIEFAKRVGALVVVDATYAAPFVPLDLQELGADVLVVSAPAWGGPAVGALVFRDPELLERISSVSLDPAARGPARLELGPHAYPLLAGLVASIDYLAGLDDAAAGSRRERLVTSLGSAKSYHAGLLAQLSTELRSLRHVMVIGDAMRRIPALAFAVAGAKSAEVAEYLASQGLCAFADDGTSGVFASLGVGEVGGAVRIGLAHYSNVFEINQLVRVLEELR; encoded by the coding sequence ATGGCGTTCGACGTCGCTCGTATCCGTGGGCTGTTCCCCGCGCTGGGTGACGGCTGGATTCACTTCGACGGCGCCGCCGGAATGCTCGTGCCGGAACAGGTCGCTTCGGCCGTTTCGACAGCCATGCGGGCTCCGGTGTCCGGGCCCGGCGGAGCATTTCCGGCCTCCCAGCGGGCGGAGAGCATCGTCACCGCGGCCCGGCGGGCCGTAGCTGATCTGGTCGGGGCGGACCCGGCTGCCGTCGTGCTCGGGCCGAGCGCCCCGGTGCTGCTGCGCCGGCTGGTCGACGCGCTTGCCGAGCGCTGGACTATCGGCGACGAGGTCGTCGTCTCCCGGCTGGACGAAGAGGCCAACATCGCGCCGTGGCGGCGTGCCGCGAAGCGGGTCGGCGCGGTCGTCCGCTGGAGCGAGATCGACATCGAAACGTGCGAGCTGCCCGCCTGGCAGTACGAGAACCTGGTGTCCGCGCGGACCAAGGCGGTGTCGGTGACGCTGGCGTCCGGGTCCGTCGGGACCCGGCCGGACGTGCCGACGGTGATCGAATTCGCGAAGCGGGTCGGCGCGCTGGTGGTGGTCGACGCGACCTACGCGGCTCCGTTCGTGCCGCTCGACCTGCAGGAACTCGGTGCCGACGTGCTGGTCGTCTCGGCTCCCGCCTGGGGCGGACCGGCGGTCGGCGCGCTGGTCTTCCGCGATCCGGAGCTGCTGGAACGCATCTCGTCGGTCTCGCTCGACCCGGCCGCCCGCGGCCCCGCGCGGCTCGAACTGGGGCCGCACGCCTATCCGCTGCTGGCCGGGCTCGTCGCGTCCATCGACTACCTGGCCGGGCTGGACGACGCCGCGGCCGGGTCCCGGCGCGAACGGCTCGTGACGTCGCTCGGGTCCGCGAAGTCCTACCACGCGGGGCTGCTCGCGCAGCTGTCCACCGAACTGCGTTCGCTGCGGCATGTGATGGTGATCGGCGACGCGATGCGCCGGATCCCCGCGCTCGCCTTCGCGGTGGCCGGCGCGAAATCGGCCGAGGTCGCGGAATATCTGGCGTCGCAAGGCTTGTGCGCGTTCGCCGACGACGGGACCAGCGGCGTGTTCGCGTCGCTGGGCGTCGGCGAGGTCGGCGGCGCGGTGCGGATCGGGCTGGCGCACTACTCCAACGTGTTCGAGATCAACCAGCTGGTGCGGGTTCTCGAAGAACTGCGCTGA
- a CDS encoding bacterial proteasome activator family protein, whose product MEHMSEPHFRGMGATGDGTDASHVVVVGPDGVPVGSAQIAPEGEEAESAVGDLVEEPAKVMRIGTMIKQLLEEVRAAPLDDASRDRVREIHQTSVKELEQALAPELRDELERLVHPFTEDRTPSDAELRIAQAQLVGWLEGLFHGIQTALFAQQMAARVQLEQMRRGLPAGSSGRGGETPGPGISGTGQYL is encoded by the coding sequence ATGGAGCACATGAGCGAGCCGCACTTCCGGGGAATGGGCGCAACCGGGGACGGAACGGACGCGTCGCACGTGGTCGTCGTCGGACCGGACGGGGTTCCGGTCGGCAGCGCACAGATCGCCCCCGAGGGGGAAGAAGCCGAATCGGCGGTCGGCGACCTCGTCGAGGAACCGGCCAAGGTGATGCGCATCGGCACGATGATCAAGCAGCTGCTGGAGGAGGTCCGCGCCGCTCCGCTCGACGACGCCAGCCGCGACCGGGTGCGTGAGATCCACCAGACCTCGGTGAAGGAGCTGGAGCAGGCGCTCGCGCCGGAGCTGCGCGACGAGCTGGAACGGCTCGTGCACCCGTTCACCGAGGACCGCACGCCCTCGGACGCGGAGCTGCGGATCGCGCAGGCGCAGCTGGTCGGCTGGCTGGAAGGGCTGTTCCACGGCATCCAGACCGCGCTGTTCGCGCAGCAGATGGCCGCGCGGGTGCAGCTGGAGCAGATGCGCCGCGGCCTGCCCGCCGGCTCGTCCGGCCGGGGCGGCGAGACGCCGGGCCCGGGGATCTCCGGAACTGGGCAGTACCTCTAG
- a CDS encoding epoxide hydrolase family protein: MAQDLTRYRVHVRQSDLDDLHRRLAATRWPDPFDDPAWDLGIPVAEVQDLAHHWRLKFDWRAQEDRLNGFPQFTTTIDGANVHFLHLRSPEPTALPLLLTHGWPGSIVEFLDLIGPLADPRAYGGDPATAFHVVVPSVPGFGFSGPTRDRGWGPARTARAWAELMTRLGYDRFGTHGGDWGALISRELGVQFPERVVGAHVTMLPSAVARTEEDLDGLDDRELGQRSLDKARAFQRTGIGYAMIQSTKPQTLAFGLTDSPAGQLAWIAEKFRSFSNADHDLIDRDDLLANVSIYWFTGTAASSSRIYAYQDVQWGAQPSISAVPTAVAVFPDDIGLPIRQLAERTDRIVRWTEFPRGGHFPALEEPDAVIGDLRAFFSGL, encoded by the coding sequence ATGGCCCAAGACCTCACCCGGTACCGAGTCCACGTCCGCCAATCCGACCTGGACGACCTGCACCGCCGGCTGGCCGCGACCCGCTGGCCCGACCCGTTCGACGATCCGGCCTGGGACCTGGGCATCCCGGTCGCCGAAGTCCAAGACCTGGCCCACCACTGGCGCCTCAAGTTCGACTGGCGCGCCCAGGAAGACCGCCTCAACGGCTTTCCGCAGTTCACCACCACGATCGACGGCGCGAACGTCCACTTCCTGCATCTGCGGTCGCCGGAGCCGACCGCCCTCCCGCTGCTGCTCACGCACGGCTGGCCTGGCTCAATCGTCGAGTTCCTCGACCTCATCGGCCCACTGGCCGACCCGCGTGCCTACGGCGGCGACCCGGCCACCGCGTTCCACGTCGTCGTTCCCTCGGTCCCGGGCTTCGGGTTCTCCGGGCCGACCCGCGACCGCGGCTGGGGACCGGCGCGGACAGCCCGAGCGTGGGCCGAGTTGATGACCCGGCTCGGCTACGACCGGTTCGGCACGCACGGCGGCGACTGGGGCGCGCTCATCTCCCGCGAGCTCGGCGTCCAGTTCCCCGAGCGGGTCGTCGGCGCGCATGTGACCATGCTGCCGTCCGCGGTCGCCCGCACCGAGGAGGACCTCGACGGCCTGGACGACCGGGAGCTGGGACAGCGTTCCCTGGACAAAGCGCGTGCCTTCCAGCGCACCGGCATCGGCTACGCGATGATCCAGTCCACCAAGCCGCAAACGCTTGCCTTCGGCCTCACCGACTCCCCGGCCGGGCAGCTGGCCTGGATCGCGGAGAAGTTCCGCTCCTTCTCCAACGCCGACCACGACCTGATCGACCGCGACGACCTGCTCGCCAACGTCTCGATCTACTGGTTCACCGGCACCGCCGCGTCGTCCTCGCGGATTTACGCCTACCAGGACGTGCAGTGGGGCGCGCAGCCGTCGATCTCCGCCGTGCCCACCGCGGTCGCCGTTTTCCCGGACGACATCGGGCTGCCGATCCGGCAGCTCGCCGAGCGCACCGACCGGATCGTCCGATGGACGGAGTTCCCGCGCGGCGGGCATTTCCCCGCGCTCGAGGAACCCGACGCGGTGATCGGCGACCTGCGAGCGTTCTTCTCCGGGCTCTAG